A part of Perognathus longimembris pacificus isolate PPM17 chromosome 16, ASM2315922v1, whole genome shotgun sequence genomic DNA contains:
- the LOC125364585 gene encoding thioredoxin-related transmembrane protein 1-like, with translation MSLPEGLVVPLIVSMLLLCGAPWAHGRRSDMLVITDENRTELEGEWMMEFYAPWCPACQNLQPEWESFAEWGENLEVNVGKVDVTEQTGLSGRFIITALPSIYHCKDGEFRHYQGPRTKKEFINFISEKEWKNIEPVSSWFGPGSVLISGMSALFRLSMYIRTCHNYFIEDLGLPVWGSYTIFALVTLLSGLLLGLCMIFVADCLCPSKRHKSQPCSSRKPLPEFSQPLKKVEEEQEADEEDVSEEEVENKEGTNKDFAQNTIRQRSGGSSLATDKS, from the coding sequence ATGTCGCTCCCGGAGGGTCTCGTGGTTCCCCTGATAGTCTCAATGCTGTTGCTCTGTGGGGCTCCGTGGGCCCACGGACGGCGGAGCGACATGCTTGTCATCACAGATGAGAACCGGACGGAGCTGGAAGGGGAGTGgatgatggaattctatgctccgTGGTGTCCTGCTTGTCAAAATCTTCAACCAGAATGGGAAAGTTTTGCTGAATGGGGAGAAAATCTTGAGGTTAATGTTGGAAAAGTAGATGTCACAGAGCAGACAGGACTGAGTGGACGATTTATCATAACTGCACTTCCTAGTATTTATCATTGTAAAGATGGTGAATTTAGGCACTATCAGGGTCCAAGGACTAAGAAGGAGTTCATAAACTTTATAAGTGAGAAGGAATGGAAGAATATTGAACCTGTCTCCTCATGGTTTGGTCCAGGTTCTGTTCTGATCAGTGGTATGTCAGCACTTTTCCGGCTATCCATGTATATTAGGACTTGCCACAACTATTTTATTGAAGACCTTGGATTACCAGTTTGGGGCTCATACACAATTTTTGCTTTAGTGACTCTCCTTTCAGGACTATTATTAGGACTTTGTATGATATTTGTAGCAGATTGTCTTTGTCCTTCAAAAAGGCATAAATCACAACCATGCTCTTCAAGAAAACCATTACCAGAATTTTCTCAACCTTTGAAAAAAGTGGAGGAAGAACAAGAGGCTGATGAAGAAGATGTttcagaagaagaagtagaaaataaagaaggaacaAACAAAGACTTTGCACAGAATACCATAAGACAACGTTCTGGGGGTTCTTCTTTGGCCACAGATAAATCTTAG